In Malus sylvestris chromosome 15, drMalSylv7.2, whole genome shotgun sequence, a single genomic region encodes these proteins:
- the LOC126604009 gene encoding nucleoid-associated protein At2g24020, chloroplastic-like isoform X1 — protein sequence MPRARYLVGIEEIQKPETAKESGIELHHYFASPSSLSVSVMSSTSALSSRLSNFHRLTDSQDHLSFREGVNSRPACPSIVSWPGIKTGRTPRSSRVYGLFGGGRKGNNERGDDAASKAGVFSMQNLYETVKQAQNVVQVEAVRVQKELAAAVFDGYCEGEIIKVTLSGNQQPVRTEITEAAMELGAEKVSELVTEAYKDAHQKSVMAMKDRMSNLAQSIGMPKALGELK from the exons ATGCCAAGGGCGAGATATCTT GTAGGTATCGAAGAGATCCAAAAACCAGAGACAGCGAAAGAGAGTGGCATTGAATTGCACCACTATTTCGCCTCTCCTTCCTCCCTCTCTGTGTCCGTCATGTCGTCGACCAGTGCTTTAAGCTCCCGGCTTTCCAACTTCCACCGCCTCACCGACTCCCAGGACCACCTCTCTTTCC GTGAAGGAGTAAACTCACGTCCAGCCTGTCCTTCAATTGTTTCTTGGCCTGGTATTAAGACTGGGAGGACACCCCGTTCGTCCCGTGTGTATGGCTTATTTGGAGGAGGGAGAAAGGGTAACAATGAAAGGGGTGATGATGCAGCTTCAAAG GCAGGAGTTTTCAGCATGCAAAATCTGTATGAGACAGTTAAGCAAGCTCAAAATGTAGTACAAGTTGAAGCAGTGCGTGTGCAGAAAGAGCTTGCTGC GGCAGTGTTTGATGGTTACTGTGAAGGTGAGATTATAAAG GTAACGCTTTCTGGTAACCAGCAACCTGTACGCACTGAGATAACTGAGGCTGCTATGGAACTAGGAGCAGAA AAAGTCTCTGAATTGGTGACGGAAGCATACAAAGATGCGCATCAGAAGAGTGTCATG GCCATGAAGGATAGAATGAGCAACCTTGCCCAGAGTATAGGAATGCCAAAAGCTCTCGGTGAATTGAAATGA
- the LOC126604007 gene encoding probable protein phosphatase 2C 60 → MGVYLSTPKTEKFSEDGENGCVRYGLSSMQGWRATMEDAHAAYPDLDASTSFFGVYDGHGGKVVAKFCAKYLHQQVLKNEAYAAGDIGTSVQKSFFRMDEMMRGQRGWRELAVLGDKINKFTGMIEGLIWSPRSSDSNDQADDWAFEEGPHSDFTGPTSGCTACVAILRNKQLVVANAGDSRCVISRKGQAYNLSRDHKPDLELEKERILKAGGFIHAGRVNGSLNLARAIGDMEFKQNKFLPAEKQIVTASPDINTVELCDDDEFIVLACDGIWDCMSSQQVVDFVHEQLLSESKLSVVCERALDRCLAPSTADGEGCDNMTMIVVQFKKPEQSTESEGGQSSPTEVAAGSYSKGKLFKGI, encoded by the exons ATGGGGGTATATCTCAGCACTCCTAAAACTGAAAAGTTCTCTGAAGATGGCGAGAATGGCTGTGTCAGATATGGTTTGTCTTCCATGCAAGGATGGCGTGCCACAATGGAGGATGCT CATGCAGCATATCCTGATCTGGATGCATCCACCTCATTCTTTGGTGTTTATGATGGCCATGGAG GCAAGGTAGTTGCTAAGTTCTGTGCAAAATATCTGCACCAACAAGTGCTCAAGAATGAAGCATATGCGGCTGGAGACATAGGAACGTCTGTTCAAAAATCTTTTTTCAG AATGGATGAAATGATGCGCGGACAAAGGGGTTGGAGAGAGTTAGCTGTTTTGGGAGATAAGATAAACAAGTTTACTGGCATGATAGAAGGGTTGATTTGGTCTCCGAGGAGCAGTGATAGTAACGATCAAGCTGATGATTGGGCTTTTGAGGAG GGGCCTCACTCTGATTTTACTGGTCCAACTTCTGGGTGTACAGCCTGTGTTGCAATTCTTCGAAACAAGCAACTTGTTGTGGCAAATGCTGGTGATTCACGCTGTGTGATATCAAGGAAGGGTCAG GCATATAATCTGTCAAGGGACCACAAACCCGATCTTGAGCTTGAGAAGGAGAGGATTTTAAAAGCTGGTGGTTTTATCCATGCAGGACGAGTCAATGGAAGTTTGAATCTTGCAAGAGCTATAG GTGACATGGAATTTAAGCAGAATAAATTTTTGCCAGCTGAAAAACAAATTGTAACTGCCAGTCCGGACATAAACACT gttGAGCTTTGCGATGACGACGAATTTATTGTGCTAGCATGTGATGGCATCTG GGATTGTATGTCTAGCCAGCAAGTGGTAGATTTTGTACATGAACAACTACTCTCA GAAAGCAAGCTATCTGTGGTGTGCGAGAGAGCCCTTGATAGGTGCTTGGCGCCATCGACTGCTGATGGTGAGGGATGCGATAACATGACCATGATCGTGGTGCAGTTCAAGAAGCCTGAACAGTCGACTGAATCCGAGGGTGGGCAATCCTCACCAACTGAAGTAGCAGCCGGAAGTTATTCAAAGGGGAAGTTATTCAAAGGCATATGA
- the LOC126604010 gene encoding early nodulin-like protein 1, whose amino-acid sequence MAGFSSSKALSYSSILVVFLLFSFSEAREFAVGGKNGSWAVPSSESQSLNKWAESTRFRVGDTLVWKYDSAKDSVLRVTKEDYTNCNASNPIEQYKDGETKLHLDQPGPCYFISGTKGHCEKGQKLVVVVMTPRKHLGISPAPSPAGEVDGPAVAPTSGATSLQGGVLTLVALGVFTLWF is encoded by the exons ATGGCTGGCTTTTCATCCTCAAAAGCTCTGTCATACTCCTCTATTCTCGTGGTCTTTCTCCTCTTCAGCTTCTCGGAAGCCAGAGAGTTCGCCGTCGGCGGCAAGAATGGCTCATGGGCAGTCCCCTCCTCTGAATCCCAATCCCTCAACAAATGGGCTGAAAGCACCCGCTTTCGCGTCGGCGACACTCTTG TGTGGAAGTATGACAGCGCCAAAGACTCAGTGTTGCGAGTGACGAAAGAAGACTACACCAACTGCAATGCTTCAAATCCTATTGAGCAGTACAAGGACGGCGAGACCAAGCTCCACCTCGACCAGCCGGGGCCTTGCTACTTCATCAGCGGAACCAAGGGACACTGCGAGAAAGGGCAGAAGCTGGTCGTGGTTGTTATGACTCCAAGGAAGCACCTCGGTATCTCTCCCGCTCCTTCTCCGGCTGGGGAGGTTGACGGTCCTGCTGTTGCTCCTACCAGCGGTGCTACAAGCTTGCAGGGTGGTGTTCTGACTCTGGTGGCATTGGGAGTTTTTACTCTCTGGTTTTAG
- the LOC126604005 gene encoding uncharacterized protein LOC126604005 isoform X2 yields MSNKDCYYCIQLNGRVCSLNISQLLLFKKGSTSKRPEFKNVFVNANAEFPMRMGLLVRDSKLHFVGGEKIVRPGIVPHLELDPRSFRRSPEFCRPNSHVFTFDPTFHTLYKDINFPNLSAPKSCPIVVTLGDKNKVYVLSTDSLYLFTGHSLTEPIFEVFDFELKTWKHLPPPLYSRRAPIMSRYAIGRKLYLNTSHFSCIFDAEKEEWDYAIPLKFPYLMCSVEYNGFLIAMPLFGEAEVVAYNLDSFGLTNSEKRLDQLQEIFKDPFYDPIECCLTSLDDHGRMCLLYSGFSSSNSSKEFWGRVAVFQVSVSNSTDGPVVTAVLEAVEDYNMQDFVVRDTCIYSTFIMYDDLSMDDTEADASLTNSTLSGLDSRRGMGKHAAEFVTDVYMHKKPKTTLS; encoded by the exons ATGTCGAACAAGGATTGCTATTATTGCATTCAGCTTAATGGGCGAGTTTGCAGCCTAAACATCAGTCAGCTATTATTATTCAAGAAGGGATCTACTTCTAAGAGGCCCGAATTCAAAAATGTGTTTGTCAACGCAAATGCTGAATTTCCCATGCGGATGGGGCTACTTGTCAGGGATTCCAAATTGCATTTTGTTGGGGGTGAGAAGATTGTCAGGCCTGGGATTGTTCCTCACTTGGAGTTGGACCCGAGGTCTTTCAGACGTAGCCCTGAATTTTGCCGCCCCAACTCCCATGTCTTCACCTTTGACCCTACATTCCACACCCTCTATAAGGACATTAACTTTCCCAATCTTTCTGCTCCCAAGTCCTGCCCTATCGTGGTCACCCTTGGggataaaaacaaagtttatgtCCTTTCAACAGATTCACTCTACCTCTTTACTGGTCATAGTTTAACTGAACCAATTTTCGAGGTTTTTGATTTTGAGTTAAAAACCTGGAAACATCTCCCTCCCCCCCTTTACTCCCGTCGCGCCCCTATCATGTCCCGCTATGCTATTGGCCGCAAGCTGTATCTTAATACCAGCCATTTTTCATGCAtttttgatgcagaaaaagaaGAATGGGACTATGCCATCCCATTGAAGTTTCCCTATCTTATGTGCTCTGTAGAGTACAATGGCTTTCTAATTGCCATGCCCTTATTCGGGGAAGCAGAAGTTGTTGCCTATAACTTGGACTCCTTTGGGCTCACCAATTCTGAAAAGCGTTTAGATCAGCTACAGGAAATATTCAAGGATCCCTTTTACGACCCCATAGAGTGCTGTCTCACCAGTCTTGACGATCATGGCCGCATGTGCCTCCTTTATTCAGGTTTCTCCTCTTCCAACTCTTCCAAAGAGTTTTGGGGACGTGTAGCGGTGTTTCAAGTATCCGTCTCAAACTCTACCGACGGTCCAGTTGTCACTGCAGTTCTAGAGGCTGTCGAAGACTATAACATGCAGGACTTTGTAGTTCGTGATACCTGTATTTACTCAACATTCATCAT GTATGATGATCTGAGCATGGATGATACCGAGGCTGATGCAAGTTTAACGAACTCAACTCTTTCTGGCTTGGACAG TCGCAGAGGCATGGGCAAGCATGCCGCGGAGTTTGTCACTGATGTTTATAtgcataaaaaaccaaaaactacaCTTTCTTAA
- the LOC126604009 gene encoding nucleoid-associated protein At2g24020, chloroplastic-like isoform X2, with protein MSSTSALSSRLSNFHRLTDSQDHLSFREGVNSRPACPSIVSWPGIKTGRTPRSSRVYGLFGGGRKGNNERGDDAASKAGVFSMQNLYETVKQAQNVVQVEAVRVQKELAAAVFDGYCEGEIIKVTLSGNQQPVRTEITEAAMELGAEKVSELVTEAYKDAHQKSVMAMKDRMSNLAQSIGMPKALGELK; from the exons ATGTCGTCGACCAGTGCTTTAAGCTCCCGGCTTTCCAACTTCCACCGCCTCACCGACTCCCAGGACCACCTCTCTTTCC GTGAAGGAGTAAACTCACGTCCAGCCTGTCCTTCAATTGTTTCTTGGCCTGGTATTAAGACTGGGAGGACACCCCGTTCGTCCCGTGTGTATGGCTTATTTGGAGGAGGGAGAAAGGGTAACAATGAAAGGGGTGATGATGCAGCTTCAAAG GCAGGAGTTTTCAGCATGCAAAATCTGTATGAGACAGTTAAGCAAGCTCAAAATGTAGTACAAGTTGAAGCAGTGCGTGTGCAGAAAGAGCTTGCTGC GGCAGTGTTTGATGGTTACTGTGAAGGTGAGATTATAAAG GTAACGCTTTCTGGTAACCAGCAACCTGTACGCACTGAGATAACTGAGGCTGCTATGGAACTAGGAGCAGAA AAAGTCTCTGAATTGGTGACGGAAGCATACAAAGATGCGCATCAGAAGAGTGTCATG GCCATGAAGGATAGAATGAGCAACCTTGCCCAGAGTATAGGAATGCCAAAAGCTCTCGGTGAATTGAAATGA
- the LOC126604005 gene encoding uncharacterized protein LOC126604005 isoform X1, producing MSNKDCYYCIQLNGRVCSLNISQLLLFKKGSTSKRPEFKNVFVNANAEFPMRMGLLVRDSKLHFVGGEKIVRPGIVPHLELDPRSFRRSPEFCRPNSHVFTFDPTFHTLYKDINFPNLSAPKSCPIVVTLGDKNKVYVLSTDSLYLFTGHSLTEPIFEVFDFELKTWKHLPPPLYSRRAPIMSRYAIGRKLYLNTSHFSCIFDAEKEEWDYAIPLKFPYLMCSVEYNGFLIAMPLFGEAEVVAYNLDSFGLTNSEKRLDQLQEIFKDPFYDPIECCLTSLDDHGRMCLLYSGFSSSNSSKEFWGRVAVFQVSVSNSTDGPVVTAVLEAVEDYNMQDFVVRDTCIYSTFIMYDDLSMDDTAADASLTNSTLFGLDSRRGMGKHAAEFVTDVYMHKKPKTTLS from the exons ATGTCGAACAAGGATTGCTATTATTGCATTCAGCTTAATGGGCGAGTTTGCAGCCTAAACATCAGTCAGCTATTATTATTCAAGAAGGGATCTACTTCTAAGAGGCCCGAATTCAAAAATGTGTTTGTCAACGCAAATGCTGAATTTCCCATGCGGATGGGGCTACTTGTCAGGGATTCCAAATTGCATTTTGTTGGGGGTGAGAAGATTGTCAGGCCTGGGATTGTTCCTCACTTGGAGTTGGACCCGAGGTCTTTCAGACGTAGCCCTGAATTTTGCCGCCCCAACTCCCATGTCTTCACCTTTGACCCTACATTCCACACCCTCTATAAGGACATTAACTTTCCCAATCTTTCTGCTCCCAAGTCCTGCCCTATCGTGGTCACCCTTGGggataaaaacaaagtttatgtCCTTTCAACAGATTCACTCTACCTCTTTACTGGTCATAGTTTAACTGAACCAATTTTCGAGGTTTTTGATTTTGAGTTAAAAACCTGGAAACATCTCCCTCCCCCCCTTTACTCCCGTCGCGCCCCTATCATGTCCCGCTATGCTATTGGCCGCAAGCTGTATCTTAATACCAGCCATTTTTCATGCAtttttgatgcagaaaaagaaGAATGGGACTATGCCATCCCATTGAAGTTTCCCTATCTTATGTGCTCTGTAGAGTACAATGGCTTTCTAATTGCCATGCCCTTATTCGGGGAAGCAGAAGTTGTTGCCTATAACTTGGACTCCTTTGGGCTCACCAATTCTGAAAAGCGTTTAGATCAGCTACAGGAAATATTCAAGGATCCCTTTTACGACCCCATAGAGTGCTGTCTCACCAGTCTTGACGATCATGGCCGCATGTGCCTCCTTTATTCAGGTTTCTCCTCTTCCAACTCTTCCAAAGAGTTTTGGGGACGTGTAGCGGTGTTTCAAGTATCCGTCTCAAACTCTACCGACGGTCCAGTTGTCACTGCAGTTCTAGAGGCTGTCGAAGACTATAACATGCAGGACTTTGTAGTTCGTGATACCTGTATTTACTCAACATTCATCAT GTATGATGATCTGAGCATGGATGATACCGCAGCTGATGCAAGTTTAACGAACTCAACTCTTTTTGGCTTGGACAG TCGCAGAGGCATGGGCAAGCATGCCGCGGAGTTTGTCACTGATGTTTATAtgcataaaaaaccaaaaactacaCTTTCTTAA